A stretch of Brassica napus cultivar Da-Ae chromosome C6, Da-Ae, whole genome shotgun sequence DNA encodes these proteins:
- the LOC106424782 gene encoding uncharacterized protein LOC106424782 isoform X2 — MFAGQSLHGFHRKNLQLLSFTASRVKSTGMHPPRRGGFPARATAGRGGPSFVKNTNPCAPPGFPLRSIEELLQAPARRNQPTLHPEKRDGALWISIDDEVKYDIKRAFSNDFDGAWWNLSEVPPEQQDKWWSDFVQKYYWDSDHHNLVKALWTKQLRRMISNNISKGKTNNKKPNFVSDNNWKLMWRHWNTPQALHVSNTNSKNRKSERDEDGIHQHISGSKSYAKVKYEMMMELGEEPAITDLVRKAHMKSDGTFVDKRAHRIIEEVESIVVSEHPSTDETDKGSNSEASITTLMRDEAFYNVNVRLFCGSIAADVNGYWWSSHTKAGCLDLEQHKWRTMITLLHLLLFLLVKLNWRKR; from the exons ATGTTTGCCGGTCAGTCTCTTCATGGCTTCCACCGGAAAAACCTCCAATTGTTGTCGTTCACGGCGAGCCGAGTTAAATCTACTGG TATGCATCCACCAAGAAGAGGAGGTTTCCCCGCAAGAGCTACCGCCGGACGAGGTGGACCCAGTTTCGTGAAGAACACAAACCCATGTGCTCCACCGGGATTTCCACTGCGAAGCATTGAGGAACTACTACAAGCACCTGCACGAAGAAACCAGCCAACTCTCCACCCTGAGAAGAGAGATGGTGCTCTTTG GATATCAATTGACGATGAGGTCAAGTATGATATAAAGAGGGCTTTTTCCAACGATTTTGATGGAGCTTGGTGGAATCTCAGTGAGGTTCCTCCAGAGCAGCAAGACAAGTGGTGGTCCGATTTTGTG CAAAAGTATTACTGGGATTCAGACCACCATAATTTGGTGAAGGCTCTTTGGACAAAGCAACTCAGGAGAATGATCTCAAACAACATTAGCAAGGGAAAGACAAACAACAAAAAGCCCAACTTTGTCTCTGATAACAACTGGAAGTTGATGTGGCGACATTGGAACACTCCTCAGGCACTTCATGTTAGCAACACAAACTCCAAGAACAGGAAATCAGAGCGTGATGAAGATGGTATACATCAACACATCTCAGGTTCCAAATCTTATGCCAAGGTCAAATATGAAATG ATGATGGAGTTGGGTGAGGAGCCAGCTATCACTGACCTGGTGAGGAAGGCTCATATGAAAAGTGACGGCACGTTTGTAGACAAGCGTGCACATAGGATTATTGAAGAAGTTGAGTCTATTGTTGTTTCAGAACACCCCAGCACTGATGAGACTGATAAAGGCTCCAACTCAGAAGCATCAATCACAACACTTATGAGAGATGAGGCTTTTTACAATGTAAATGTTAGATTATTTTGTGGTTCCATTGCTGCGGATGTTAATGGTTATTG GTGGTCAAGCCACACAAAGGCAGGCTGTTTGGATTTGGAACAGCACAAATGGAGAACTATGATCACATTGCTCCACCTGCTGTTGTTCTTACTCGTCAAGCTCAATTGGAGAAAGAGGTGA
- the LOC106424782 gene encoding uncharacterized protein LOC106424782 isoform X1 — translation MFAGQSLHGFHRKNLQLLSFTASRVKSTGMHPPRRGGFPARATAGRGGPSFVKNTNPCAPPGFPLRSIEELLQAPARRNQPTLHPEKRDGALWISIDDEVKYDIKRAFSNDFDGAWWNLSEVPPEQQDKWWSDFVQKYYWDSDHHNLVKALWTKQLRRMISNNISKGKTNNKKPNFVSDNNWKLMWRHWNTPQALHVSNTNSKNRKSERDEDGIHQHISGSKSYAKVKYEMMMELGEEPAITDLVRKAHMKSDGTFVDKRAHRIIEEVESIVVSEHPSTDETDKGSNSEASITTLMRDEAFYNVVKPHKGRLFGFGTAQMENYDHIAPPAVVLTRQAQLEKEVINLTGMVKLMSQQLTALCEARGVTASDATTNPSPSSPPTTNEPRI, via the exons ATGTTTGCCGGTCAGTCTCTTCATGGCTTCCACCGGAAAAACCTCCAATTGTTGTCGTTCACGGCGAGCCGAGTTAAATCTACTGG TATGCATCCACCAAGAAGAGGAGGTTTCCCCGCAAGAGCTACCGCCGGACGAGGTGGACCCAGTTTCGTGAAGAACACAAACCCATGTGCTCCACCGGGATTTCCACTGCGAAGCATTGAGGAACTACTACAAGCACCTGCACGAAGAAACCAGCCAACTCTCCACCCTGAGAAGAGAGATGGTGCTCTTTG GATATCAATTGACGATGAGGTCAAGTATGATATAAAGAGGGCTTTTTCCAACGATTTTGATGGAGCTTGGTGGAATCTCAGTGAGGTTCCTCCAGAGCAGCAAGACAAGTGGTGGTCCGATTTTGTG CAAAAGTATTACTGGGATTCAGACCACCATAATTTGGTGAAGGCTCTTTGGACAAAGCAACTCAGGAGAATGATCTCAAACAACATTAGCAAGGGAAAGACAAACAACAAAAAGCCCAACTTTGTCTCTGATAACAACTGGAAGTTGATGTGGCGACATTGGAACACTCCTCAGGCACTTCATGTTAGCAACACAAACTCCAAGAACAGGAAATCAGAGCGTGATGAAGATGGTATACATCAACACATCTCAGGTTCCAAATCTTATGCCAAGGTCAAATATGAAATG ATGATGGAGTTGGGTGAGGAGCCAGCTATCACTGACCTGGTGAGGAAGGCTCATATGAAAAGTGACGGCACGTTTGTAGACAAGCGTGCACATAGGATTATTGAAGAAGTTGAGTCTATTGTTGTTTCAGAACACCCCAGCACTGATGAGACTGATAAAGGCTCCAACTCAGAAGCATCAATCACAACACTTATGAGAGATGAGGCTTTTTACAAT GTGGTCAAGCCACACAAAGGCAGGCTGTTTGGATTTGGAACAGCACAAATGGAGAACTATGATCACATTGCTCCACCTGCTGTTGTTCTTACTCGTCAAGCTCAATTGGAGAAAGAGGTGATTAATCTTACTGGAATGGTCAAGTTGATGAGCCAGCAGCTCACTGCTTTGTGTGAAGCTAGAGGAGTAACAGCCTCTGATGCAACTACCAACCCTTCTCCATCTTCACCTCCTACCACCAATGAGCCGAGAATCTAG